The Ooceraea biroi isolate clonal line C1 chromosome 1, Obir_v5.4, whole genome shotgun sequence genome has a window encoding:
- the LOC105277894 gene encoding mucin-5AC, translating to MSARCRYQPRFTVGNQSKQLYAVNIACHLAAIVRRCFSPTAIIIALTLLGGFEASAGERWSRQVSNSEWIPLADPRIASVQSSQDRNTGRGLLPSSTHLPNPIQSLSLPPVLQQQYQEQLFQLQKTQESIQKLLLLQQQLKAQQQLLQSPTFAPSGFSNEDEKQTLSQSSLSNLQTAPELSPEVLAPPHPSSEALPPVYPPQNFLPYRPGHAQQNQNLYSNQELSNLPVQGQVVLQHGQNVDDTQEGPHNYVTKHGNQRPDGKRLKGQPSPGLQQPPLIESTGDEEEEVQLVYVPAETLAQRGQPKRGRGRKQYPVRQHHHQREHQGQIEQTSLSPDQEAFARQVLQQIQEEKAQYLKEERVKEFARLNEEQKALELKTRLQQEALQREQDLLRQKEADKKRKELERLEELARQRELDRIREAREKQRQEELERRRLAELRAKEEKRREEEARQDRQKQLELEQALKQQRILETHQQKDQLRPSGPGLLHQNAQSQALIRDQARRQHLTDGTRPKKIHGRQRQRVNQYQEQPHFREVMTTTPSPNQPPLSVYMGSSTSRQESIKVTDVLRILKDAKTIAVLDTVSSNSPQVFVGPSNLDPPYGYAKFDLPYLSSIDHNRVERKVDKLPFFVAPLSFKPPPGYSKIPFPAPHIGSVVVNTLSDSSPEPDTSVREQNLSPTPLIEPNSYSDADQSGSIATTASYDAQTAQNFSPESSSPKYESAYSTPASGSRYRFRQYYENKPASVSTSYYGEQSTTKTKPKQYYDHESKLTTQSPKLDTTVSYRQEISYSSTPSFQDRTVNPNDPSTKEQDLAAQLALINQELAQQREAQRYNTAEQYHSQTNLGESYDVNDVRAPVGPTQYNLPAELPPISPHLPGLVNSLLDKQEGNPTVSSTPPTTTTTTTTSTTTTTARVSSTTYRPRGRGRVVPTRSRTTTQASANRTNAEKNRRPTYNRSKSRFTTTTESYHESSYEPTKAKTPETTQKYNTEHRRPVSRTHKHRNRDRTSSQSAVLDPNHVQAQHAASYENFPTQSISQSNASPDAYSPTGGAAPNVHQKDTSSPGVSDFTRENYPPTTPTQTENYPPLREVTIQHGTPLMSNDYSRSQNYPQSRPQEARYPEGATYEQNSNFEQPGLERTPVNGFNYQAANSPDQTAPQRSKEYPHYQEKLENANYNLPTTVDPRIRPGEEQQYSPIYETNVAQTQSDYSAGKIEGAAIEADPNASPIFIPLQHNKQEDYELQIPSTEAPLAETTTTRTTTPAPVIIRQRVRGRLGTRTHHDSSVQTRPRGSQDEYVRFSAVNHDSGRSTSHRHREGSRTRVRARPQSHHGSQVQTEGNEYIKIHGAQQQRLVATTVPPTTSTTTTTAAPVEEDVDYGFIRAPNFHPVNPVQPVHPMDNRFQAPITYRPPLSEIQHIISHDESAVESSPSHILKNRPTYHQAPNRRPIIKTLTTTTTSTTTETIPVATAMPDDVMYTVKPKTKPENPKSRVRGRIRRPGKKRTTTTTESVLEANNELPLDENYPRIMQQLPVTATGQQPIYEENFDISSQFVPNQNRPATFFEETGENYPPQQFVLNFGDLPEQVPQRDEYDQTQLASVSSKTYLGHRGNTDTGVHGDIYGAESQWSTKLSRTSFQPSFATNHMVGERVRDRTRGDQAVGNAPEIITAGPEPSSVTVMVSADYQKPGSNPGDMDTILDVFGMKTNTQDHAEKSNVTTAVTSSPSTTVPRGSIRSDKETSPEAQDWMRKENSSKEADDSAKMAKKVTDPLVGRKTGTRRRRVRVRVRPISDDFVTAESQHYNSAMNSLVQDQYKYNPIQELKFTTAQPIATTVTAATATASTDATRKSLLQGFLEEMLKNDGVSIPTRVTVTTTELPDWTISTPMTTPYAISDDGETTTMGENYTPTMLTPNSKERIYESSGSSTSIEERQTASSEQASRSPQEETEIRKEIKSEKYWGKSSQEDKSEQNNLENSVATFSQEYKLPSNYGSETTKEIEDTKLAKLTNFPTAAEEIRKLSAIKKEKEHIMTLRKQKENVEENEAHPKNHRAKWSEVRYPSAFDKSQSALKHSTTSIPGIVTRNEGDTSVKTLSDYVKAIFDSMKNADREEEEEIAKVVEAETSANNSSFNNVASIREMSRKEIEESDYRVGTTDSSQEASTTQRARIKETNAEEARSIAEPTTTNESATTFETTTLIPDATTNTMASSEEMITEPSTTTLPTKTTTSIRQTAGSVARANSTETMLGKILRTSTTTKVSHMTEICYRGRCVMTRPKLEDVMRR from the exons ATGAGCGCGAGATGTCGATATCAACCTAGATTTACCGTGGGAAATCAATCGAAACAACTCTATGCTGTCAATATAGCGTGTCATCTCGCCGCG ATTGTGCGGAGGTGCTTCTCGCCGACCGCGATAATCATCGCGCTAACGTTGTTAGGCGGATTCGAGGCAAGTGCAGGTGAACGATGGTCACGGCAGGTCTCCAACAGTGAGTGGATTCCTCTGGCTGATCCGAGAATCGCATCCGTTCAATCATCGCAAGATCGCAACACGGGAAGGGGTCTTCTGCCCAGCAGCACACATTTACCAAATCCGATCCAATCGCTCTCGTTGCCGCCTGTTCTTCAACAACAGTACCAGGAACAATTGTTTCAGCTGCAGAAAACGCAAGAGAGTATCCAAAAGCTCCTTCTTCTGCAGCAACAGCTAAAAGCACAACAGCAGCTTCTCCAG TCGCCGACGTTTGCGCCCAGCGGCTTCAGCAACGAAGACGAGAAGCAAACGCTATCTCAGAGTTCCTTGAGTAATTTGCAAACGGCACCCGAACTATCGCCGGAAGTTTTGGCACCACCGCATCCATCCTCAGAAGCTCTTCCACCAGTATATCCGCCGCAGAACTTCCTACCGTACAGACCGGGACATGCCCAGCAGAATCAGAATTTATACAGCAATCAGGAATTATCGAACTTGCCCGTTCAGGGTCAAGTTGTGCTGCAACACGGTCAGAACGTAGACGATACGCAAGAAGGACCACACAATTACGTGACGAAACACGGAAATCAGAGACCCGATGGAAAACGCCTGAAAGGACAGCCGAGCCCAGGATTGCAGCAACCTCCTCTGATTGAAAGTACCGGCGATGAGGAAGAAGAG GTTCAGTTAGTATACGTTCCAGCGGAAACGTTGGCGCAAAGGGGTCAACCGAAAAGGGGCCGCGGAAGAAAGCAATATCCCGTTCGTCAGCATCATCATCAACGGGAACACCAAGGACAGATCGAGCAAACTTCTCTATCACCCGATCAAGAGGCCTTTGCGCGGCAAGTGCTGCAACAGATACAGGAGGAAAAGGCGCAATACTTGAAGGAGGAGCGCGTGAAGGAATTCGCTAGATTAAACGAGGAGCAGAAAGCACTCGAACTAAAGACACGACTGCAACAGGAGGCTCTTCAGAGAGAGCAGGATTTGTTGCGACAGAAAGAAGCCGATAAGAAACGAAAGGAGTTGGAGAGACTAGAGGAACTGGCACGGCAACGCGAACTGGATCGAATTCGCGAGGCGCGGGAGAAACAAAGGCAGGAGGAGCTCGAGCGACGAAGACTCGCGGAACTTCGCGCCAAAGAGGAGAAACGCCGAGAGGAGGAAGCCAGACAAGATCGACAAAAGCAATTGGAATTAGAGCAAGCTCTAAAGCAGCAACGGATTCTGGAGACTCATCAACAGAAAGATCAGTTAAGGCCCAGCGGCCCCGGCTTGCTTCATCAGAACGCTCAATCTCAAGCTCTGATCCGCGACCAAGCGCGTCGCCAACATCTTACAGATGGCACCAGGCCTAAGAAGATTCACGGCAGGCAACGTCAACGGGTCAATCAGTATCAGGAACAACCGCACTTCCGCGAAGTGATGACGACTACGCCATCGCCGAATCAACCTCCTCTCTCCGTTTACATGGGAAGTTCCACTTCCAGGCAGGAATCCATCAAAGTTACCGATGTCTTGAGGATCTTGAAGGACGCGAAGACCATCGCTGTTTTGGATACCGTTAGTTCCAATAGCCCGCAGGTCTTTGTGGGTCCGTCGAACCTAGATCCTCCCTATGGTTACGCAAAGTTCGATCTCCCTTACCTGTCATCGATTGATCACAATAGAGTAGAGCGCAAAGTCGACAAGTTACCCTTCTTCGTTGCTCCTCTGAGCTTTAAACCGCCTCCGGGTTACTCCAAGATTCCTTTCCCAGCGCCGCATATTGGTTCCGTCGTCGTTAACACGCTATCGGATTCATCCCCAGAACCGGATACATCAGTGCGCGAACAGAATCTCAGTCCGACGCCACTCATCGAGCCGAACTCCTACAGTGATGCTGATCAAAGCGGATCCATCGCCACCACCGCATCTTACGATGCTCAGACCGCTCAGAACTTCTCACCGGAGTCCAGCAGTCCGAAATACGAATCCGCTTACTCAACGCCGGCTTCAGGTTCGAGGTATCGATTCCGACAGTACTACGAGAACAAGCCAGCTTCCGTCAGCACATCGTATTACGGCGAGCAATCGACTACAAAGACGAAGCCGAAGCAGTACTACGATCACGAGTCCAAACTGACCACCCAATCTCCTAAACTCGACACAACCGTCAGTTATAGACAGGAAATATCCTATTCCAGCACACCCAGTTTCCAAGACAGAACGGTAAATCCGAATGATCCTTCGACGAAGGAACAGGACTTGGCAGCTCAATTGGCACTCATCAATCAAGAACTCGCCCAGCAAAGAGAGGCTCAAAGATACAACACGGCCGAGCAGTATCATTCTCAGACTAATCTGGGCGAATCGTACGACGTTAATGACGTCAGAGCTCCAGTCGGGCCGACGCAATATAATTTACCAGCGGAATTGCCACCGATTTCTCCGCATCTTCCGGGTTTGGTAAACTCTTTGCTAGATAAGCAAGAAGGAAATCCTACCGTCTCCTCGACGCCACCAACGACGACAACTACGACTACAACGTCGACTACAACAACGACTGCTCGTGTCAGCTCTACAACCTACAGACCACGAGGAAG AGGCAGAGTCGTACCTACAAGATCCAGGACAACAACTCAGGCATCTGCTAATAGAACAAATGCGGAGAAAAACCGAAGACCAACGTACAACAGATCCAAGTCTCGATTTACGACTACGACGGAAAGCTATCACGAATCCTCTTACGAGCCAACGAAAGCGAAAACACCGGAGACCACGCAGAAATACAACACGGAACATAGGAGGCCAGTATCCAGGACGCATAAGCATAGAAATCGAGATAGAACGAGTTCTCAGTCCGCG GTTCTCGACCCAAACCACGTTCAAGCTCAACATGCAGCCAGCTACGAGAACTTTCCGACGCAGAGCATCTCGCAGAGCAATGCATCTCCTGACGCGTATTCGCCGACAGGCGGAGCCGCCCCTAACGTCCACCAAAAGGATACCTCCTCGCCAGGCGTGAGCGATTTCACCCGGGAGAATTATCCGCCGACCACTCCCACACAAACGGAGAATTATCCGCCGTTGCGCGAGGTCACTATCCAGCACGGCACACCCTTGATGTCCAACGATTATTCCAGAAGTCAGAATTATCCGCAAAGTCGTCCTCAGGAAGCACGTTACCCTGAGGGTGCTACGTACGAGCAGAACAGCAACTTCGAACAACCGGGACTTGAGAGGACTCCTGTCAACGGATTCAATTATCAAGCGGCAAACTCGCCGGATCAAACAGCTCCCCAGAGATCGAAAGAGTATCCGCATTACCAGGAGAAGCTGGAGAATGCCAACTATAATCTACCCACCACAGTGGACCCGCGAATTAGACCCGGAGAGGAACAGCAATATTCTCCGATTTATGAGACTAACGTAGCGCAAACTCAGTCGGATTATAGCGCCGGCAAAATCGAGGGTGCCGCGATAGAGGCCGATCCGAACGCGTCACCCATCTTCATACCGCTCCAGCACAACAAGCAAGAGGACTATGAGCTGCAAATTCCCTCTACGGAAGCACCGCTTGCCGAA ACCACTACGACCAGAACGACCACTCCGGCGCCCGTAATAATACGTCAACGAGTTCGCGGTAGATTGGGTACCCGCACTCATCATGACTCCTCGGTTCAAACGCGGCCGCGGGGCTCTCAGGACGAATACGTACGTTTTAGCGCCGTGAATCATGATTCTGGACGCAGCACGAGTCACAGGCACCGCGAGGGATCAAGAACAAGGGTACGCGCACGACCACAGAGTCACCACGGGTCGCAGGTGCAGACCGAGGGCAACGAGTACATAAAGATACACGGTGCTCAGCAGCAGAGATTAGTCGCGACCACCGTACCGCCGACAACGAGCACCACTACGACCACGGCTGCCCCCGTAGAGGAGGATGTCGATTATGGATTCATAAGGGCGCCTAACTTCCACCCGGTAAATCCAGTACAGCCTGTACATCCGATGGATAATAGATTCCAAGCGCCCATTACGTATAGACCACCTTTGTCTGAG ATACAGCACATAATCTCCCACGACGAGTCCGCGGTAGAATCTAGTCCCAGTCACATCTTGAAGAATCGTCCAACGTATCATCAAGCTCCAAATCGTCGTCCGATCATAAAAACACttacaacgacgacgacgagcacgACAACGGAAACCATACCTGTCGCAACGGCGATGCCAGATGACGTCATGTACACGGTGAAACCGAAAACGAAGCCAGAAAATCCGAAATCAAGAGTACGAGGAAGAATTCGCCGACCGGGCAAGAAGCGCACGACGACAACCACGGAATCCGTCCTCGAGGCGAACAATGAATTGCCCTTGGACGAGAATTATCCTCGCATAATGCAACAATTACCAGTGACGGCAACGGGACAGCAGCCCATCTACGAGGAGAATTTCGATATCTCGTCACAATTCGTGCCGAATCAAAACCGGCCAGCGACATTTTTCGAGGAGACCGGAGAAAAC TATCCGCCTCAGCAATTTGTTCTAAACTTTGGTGACCTGCCGGAGCAGGTGCCACAACGCGACGAGTACGATCAAACCCAATTAGCCAGTGTTTCATCAAAAACGTATTTGGGCCACCGTGGGAACACGGATACAGGCGTGCACGGTGATATCTACGGCGCCGAGAGTCAGTGGTCCACGAAGCTGTCGAGGACGTCGTTCCAGCCAAGCTTCGCCACGAATCACATGGTTGGCGAGAGAGTCCGTGATAGAACTCGCGGCGATCAAGCGGTCGGAAATGCGCCTGAGATTATTACAGCTGGACCGGAGCCGTCGTCGGTGACGGTAATGGTGTCCGCCGATTACCAGAAGCCCGGAAGCAACCCTGGCGATATGGATACGATATTGGATGTCTTCGGGATGAAAACTAATACGCAGGATCACGCAGAAAAATCGAACGTCACAACGGCCGTAACGAGTTCACCATCGACGACAGTACCTCGGGGCAGCATCCGAAGCGACAAGGAAACGTCGCCGGAAGCGCAGGATTGGATGAGGAAGGAGAATTCTTCGAAGGAGGCGGACGACTCGGCAAAGATGGCGAAAAAGGTCACCGACCCTCTTGTCGGTAGAAAG ACTGGAACTCGACGAAGAAGAGTTCGCGTGCGGGTGAGGCCGATCTCGGACGATTTCGTTACCGCCGAGTCTCAGCACTACAACTCCGCAATGAACAGCCTTGTTCAGGATCAGTACAAGTACAATCCGATCCAGGAGTTAAAATTCACCACCGCTCAGCCAATTGCCACAACTGTCACCGCGGCTACCGCGACTGCGAGCACAGATGCGACTCGAAAATCGTTGCTGCAGGGCTTCCTGGAGGAGATGTTGAAGAATGACGGAGTTTCCATTCCGACTCGAGTCACCGTGACTACAACGGAACTGCCCGATTGGACGATATCGACGCCGATGACGACGCCGTATGCCATCTCCGATGATGGTGAGACCACAACTATGGGAGAGAACTATACACCAACGATGCTAACACCAAATTCCAAAGAACGTATATATGAAAGTTCCGGATCGAGTACATCCATCGAAGAACGACAAACAGCATCGTCCGAACAAGCTTCTCGTTCACCGCAGGAAGAAACGGAAATTCGAAAAGAAATTAAGTCCGAAAAGTACTGGGGCAAGAGTTCTCAAGAAGACAAAAGTGAACAGAATAATTTAGAGAATTCGGTCGCAACATTTAGCCAGGAATACAAACTTCCATCGAATTACGGATCCGAAACTACGAAAGAAATCGAAGATACAAAGTTAGCAAAGTTAACGAACTTCCCGACTGCAgctgaagagatacgtaagtTGAGTGCCAtcaaaaaagagaaggaacaCATAATGACGCTGAGGAAACAGAAGGAAAACGTCGAAGAGAATGAGGCGCATCCGAAGAATCATCGTGCCAAGTGGAGCGAAGTGAGATATCCATCAGCCTTCGACAAGTCGCAATCGGCGCTAAAGCATTCTACAACTTCCATACCCGGCATTGTCACGCGAAACGAGGGTGATACCAGCGTGAAGACGCTCTCCGACTATGTAAAGGCGATCTTTGACAGCATGAAGAACGCCGACcgggaagaggaggaagaaatcGCGAAAGTGGTCGAGGCTGAAACCTCCGCGAATAACTCCAGCTTCAACAACGTTGCTTCGATACGTGAGATGAGCAGGAAAGAAATCGAGGAGAGCGATTACAGAGTTGGCACGACCGACTCTTCACAGGAAGCTTCTACGACACAGCGTGCCAGAATTAAAGAGACGAATGCCGAAGAAGCACGAAGTATCGCAGAACCGACAACGACGAACGAAAGTGCCACAACCTTCGAAACGACCACGTTGATCCCAGACGCGACTACAAACACGATGGCATCGTCTGAAGAGATGATAACAGAACCTTCTACGACTACGTTGCCCACGAAGACCACGACATCGATTAGACAGACCGCAGGCAGCGTGGCTCGAGCGAATTCCACGGAGACGATGCTGGGCAAGATCCTTAGGACCTCAACCACCACGAAAGTGTCTCACATGACGGAGATTTGCTACAGAGGTCGATGCGTAATGACAAGGCCCAAGCTGGAGGACGTTATGAGGAGATGA